In a genomic window of Mercenaria mercenaria strain notata chromosome 19, MADL_Memer_1, whole genome shotgun sequence:
- the LOC128551240 gene encoding cell death abnormality protein 1-like isoform X2: MHYECTECKPGYFGRTCTQKCYPGCVDDVCDKETGKCNCEGNYNSESCMSCNPGKFEPACNQDCHENCWTCNSYEDCTMCVDGYFGERCEWNCSTGCSESSCNPINGICDKCKPSYYGHKCEMSCPSGCLDDVCDRETGACFECKPPVKLPNCTNCEDGYWGKDCRNHCPNSCRSCLSTTECTKCKDGFHGEICEQKCSYGCLSDMCDQNTSACSKSCKVNFTGPFCSRCISGMYGPNCSAMCPENCYGGICDTRHGECWQGCIPNFFGKYCNSSCPSNCKKCTSETSCQSCEDHFPGGRCHLTCPIGCLDGMCRSNGHCHACIPGYYGEYCNTPCSENCTASLCNISGYCNDCQPGFFGIFCFEHCPANCLSGECLRNGHCYSCLPGFYGSRCDRDCPEHCHSCTDDTSCKSCFNGFYGQFCQDRCNYCKTGTYCNIDTGDCPFCEDGFYGNKCKSKCDTKCQTCNSSSGQMNECLTCNVGSYGRNKSSGFYHCSTRCSRNCMNTTCNADYGTCDYGCKRGYWGGQCELKCPANCLHSDCHSDNGTCRQGCLVGFNGEKCHCPVNCICYLNGTCAKCKTVFENFAKNVVGFYGEDCSYSCSDNCRNVTCDRETGSCDNGCLEGFKGAMCSQEKTIEITSSTTRQIGSVILLVSVVILTISIVLVAVILLKRRQNLKREREVSGRFGEVVTYRQVRSTCDRSEDNSLGHIYEEPIDHIYDEPTEDQTEEGPSAKFIRGPVSQEGNKTGSYMYIHPIYSISKNTAIDNKIVSSGCIDKSGSENLYEI, encoded by the exons ATGCATTATGAATGCACTGAATGCAAACCTGGATATTTTGGACGTACGTGTACACAAAAGTGCTATCCTGGATGCGTAGACGACGTATGTGATAAAGAAACGGGGAAGTGCAATTGTGAAGGCAATTATAACAGTGAATCATGTATGTCATGTAATCCTGGAAAATTTGAACCGGCTTGTAATCAAGATTGCCATGAAAATTGTTGGACTTGTAATTCATATGAAGACTGTACAATGTGTGTTGATGGGTATTTTGGTGAAAGGTGCGAATGGAATTGCTCTACGGGATGTTCGGAGAGTAGCTGTAACCCGATAAATGGTATTTGCGATAAATGTAAGCCTTCATATTATGGACATAAATGTGAAATGAGTTGTCCAAGTGGGTGTTTAGACGACGTTTGCGACAGGGAAACAGGCGCCTGCTTTGAATGTAAGCCTCCTGTCAAATTGCCGAATTGTACAAATTGTGAGGATGGGTATTGGGGAAAGGACTGTAGAAATCACTGTCCCAACAGCTGCCGTTCCTGTTTATCCACTACGGAGTGCACAAAATGCAAAGATGGATTTCACGGAGAAATATGTGAACAGAAATGCTCATATGGTTGCTTGTCAGATATGTGTGATCAAAACACAAGCGCATGCTCCAAAAGCTGTAAAGTAAACTTTACCGGACCGTTCTGCAGTCGATGTATATCTGGAATGTATGGACCTAATTGTAGCGCAATGTGTCCAGAGAACTGCTATGGTGGAATATGTGATACACGACATGGGGAATGCTGGCAAGGGTGCATTCCTAATTTTTTTGGCAAGTATTGCAATTCTTCATGTCCAAGCAACTGTAAGAAATGTACATCAGAAACCTCCTGCCAGTCCTGTGAAGATCATTTTCCTGGAGGGCGTTGTCATTTAACATGCCCTATTGGGTGTTTAGATGGCATGTGCCGGTCGAATGGACATTGCCATGCATGTATTCCTGGTTACTATGGAGAGTATTGTAATACACCATGTAGTGAGAACTGCACTGCCTCCTTATGCAATATATCAGGTTATTGCAACGATTGTCAGCCCGGcttttttggtatattttgttttgaacattGTCCTGCAAATTGTTTATCCGGCGAGTGTTTGAGGAATGGACATTGTTATTCCTGCTTACCTGGGTTTTACGGGTCCAGGTGTGACAGAGATTGCCCCGAACATTGTCATTCCTGTACGGATGATACGTCGTGCAAGTCATGTTTCAATGGATTTTATGGTCAATTTTGCCAAGATAGATGCAATTACTGTAAAACAGGAACATATTGCAATATTGATACTGGTGATTGTCCATTTTGTGAAGATGGATTTTATGGCAACAAATGCAAATCGAAATGTGATACGAAATGTCAAACTTGTAATAGTTCTAGTGGTCAAATGAATGAATGTTTAACTTGCAATGTAGGTAGTTACGGACGAAATAAAAGCAGTGGGTTTTATCACTGCAGCACACGCTGCTCTAGAAACTGTATGAATACAACATGTAATGCTGACTATGGCACATGTGACTACGGCTGTAAACGAGGCTACTGGGGAGGACAGTGCGAGTTGAAATGTCCCGCAAATTGTCTTCACAGCGACTGTCACAGCGATAATGGTACTTGTAGGCAAGGGTGCTTAGTTGGTTTTAATGGAGAAAAATGCCATTGTCCAGTGAACTGTATATGTTATTTAAATGGCACTTGTGCCAAGTGTAAGACTGTTTTTGAGAATTTCGCTAAAAACGTGGTTGGCTTCTACGGAGAAGATTGCAGTTATTCATGCAGCGATAATTGTCGCAACGTAACATGCGATAGAGAGACAGGATCCTGCGACAATGGATGTCTAGAAGGTTTTAAAGGGGCCATGTGTTCACAGG AAAAAACAATCGAGATTACCTCCAGTACAACACGACAAATTGGTTCTGTAATACTGCTTGTATCCGTGGTAATACTGACCATCAGTATAGTCCTGGTAGCTGTCATACTGCTCAAAAGACG acAAAACCTCAAGCGAGAACGTGAAGTCAGTGGGAGGTTTGGAGAAGTTGTGACATACAGACAAGTTAGAAGTACGTGTGACCGTTCGGAAGACAATTCTTTAG GTCATATCTACGAAGAGCCAATTGACCATATCTACGATGAGCCAACTGAAGACCAGACTGAAGAAGGACCGTCAGCGAAATTCATACGAGGTCCAGTTAGTCAGGAAGGCAACAAAACAGGcagttacatgtatattcatcCGATATATTCTATTTCCAAAAACACAGCAATCGATAACAAAATAGTGTCGTCTGGTTGTATAGATAAAAGCGGATCTGAAAATTTGTATGAGATTTAA
- the LOC128551240 gene encoding cell death abnormality protein 1-like isoform X1 — protein MHYECTECKPGYFGRTCTQKCYPGCVDDVCDKETGKCNCEGNYNSESCMSCNPGKFEPACNQDCHENCWTCNSYEDCTMCVDGYFGERCEWNCSTGCSESSCNPINGICDKCKPSYYGHKCEMSCPSGCLDDVCDRETGACFECKPPVKLPNCTNCEDGYWGKDCRNHCPNSCRSCLSTTECTKCKDGFHGEICEQKCSYGCLSDMCDQNTSACSKSCKVNFTGPFCSRCISGMYGPNCSAMCPENCYGGICDTRHGECWQGCIPNFFGKYCNSSCPSNCKKCTSETSCQSCEDHFPGGRCHLTCPIGCLDGMCRSNGHCHACIPGYYGEYCNTPCSENCTASLCNISGYCNDCQPGFFGIFCFEHCPANCLSGECLRNGHCYSCLPGFYGSRCDRDCPEHCHSCTDDTSCKSCFNGFYGQFCQDRCNYCKTGTYCNIDTGDCPFCEDGFYGNKCKSKCDTKCQTCNSSSGQMNECLTCNVGSYGRNKSSGFYHCSTRCSRNCMNTTCNADYGTCDYGCKRGYWGGQCELKCPANCLHSDCHSDNGTCRQGCLVGFNGEKCHCPVNCICYLNGTCAKCKTVFENFAKNVVGFYGEDCSYSCSDNCRNVTCDRETGSCDNGCLEGFKGAMCSQVTEKTIEITSSTTRQIGSVILLVSVVILTISIVLVAVILLKRRQNLKREREVSGRFGEVVTYRQVRSTCDRSEDNSLGHIYEEPIDHIYDEPTEDQTEEGPSAKFIRGPVSQEGNKTGSYMYIHPIYSISKNTAIDNKIVSSGCIDKSGSENLYEI, from the exons ATGCATTATGAATGCACTGAATGCAAACCTGGATATTTTGGACGTACGTGTACACAAAAGTGCTATCCTGGATGCGTAGACGACGTATGTGATAAAGAAACGGGGAAGTGCAATTGTGAAGGCAATTATAACAGTGAATCATGTATGTCATGTAATCCTGGAAAATTTGAACCGGCTTGTAATCAAGATTGCCATGAAAATTGTTGGACTTGTAATTCATATGAAGACTGTACAATGTGTGTTGATGGGTATTTTGGTGAAAGGTGCGAATGGAATTGCTCTACGGGATGTTCGGAGAGTAGCTGTAACCCGATAAATGGTATTTGCGATAAATGTAAGCCTTCATATTATGGACATAAATGTGAAATGAGTTGTCCAAGTGGGTGTTTAGACGACGTTTGCGACAGGGAAACAGGCGCCTGCTTTGAATGTAAGCCTCCTGTCAAATTGCCGAATTGTACAAATTGTGAGGATGGGTATTGGGGAAAGGACTGTAGAAATCACTGTCCCAACAGCTGCCGTTCCTGTTTATCCACTACGGAGTGCACAAAATGCAAAGATGGATTTCACGGAGAAATATGTGAACAGAAATGCTCATATGGTTGCTTGTCAGATATGTGTGATCAAAACACAAGCGCATGCTCCAAAAGCTGTAAAGTAAACTTTACCGGACCGTTCTGCAGTCGATGTATATCTGGAATGTATGGACCTAATTGTAGCGCAATGTGTCCAGAGAACTGCTATGGTGGAATATGTGATACACGACATGGGGAATGCTGGCAAGGGTGCATTCCTAATTTTTTTGGCAAGTATTGCAATTCTTCATGTCCAAGCAACTGTAAGAAATGTACATCAGAAACCTCCTGCCAGTCCTGTGAAGATCATTTTCCTGGAGGGCGTTGTCATTTAACATGCCCTATTGGGTGTTTAGATGGCATGTGCCGGTCGAATGGACATTGCCATGCATGTATTCCTGGTTACTATGGAGAGTATTGTAATACACCATGTAGTGAGAACTGCACTGCCTCCTTATGCAATATATCAGGTTATTGCAACGATTGTCAGCCCGGcttttttggtatattttgttttgaacattGTCCTGCAAATTGTTTATCCGGCGAGTGTTTGAGGAATGGACATTGTTATTCCTGCTTACCTGGGTTTTACGGGTCCAGGTGTGACAGAGATTGCCCCGAACATTGTCATTCCTGTACGGATGATACGTCGTGCAAGTCATGTTTCAATGGATTTTATGGTCAATTTTGCCAAGATAGATGCAATTACTGTAAAACAGGAACATATTGCAATATTGATACTGGTGATTGTCCATTTTGTGAAGATGGATTTTATGGCAACAAATGCAAATCGAAATGTGATACGAAATGTCAAACTTGTAATAGTTCTAGTGGTCAAATGAATGAATGTTTAACTTGCAATGTAGGTAGTTACGGACGAAATAAAAGCAGTGGGTTTTATCACTGCAGCACACGCTGCTCTAGAAACTGTATGAATACAACATGTAATGCTGACTATGGCACATGTGACTACGGCTGTAAACGAGGCTACTGGGGAGGACAGTGCGAGTTGAAATGTCCCGCAAATTGTCTTCACAGCGACTGTCACAGCGATAATGGTACTTGTAGGCAAGGGTGCTTAGTTGGTTTTAATGGAGAAAAATGCCATTGTCCAGTGAACTGTATATGTTATTTAAATGGCACTTGTGCCAAGTGTAAGACTGTTTTTGAGAATTTCGCTAAAAACGTGGTTGGCTTCTACGGAGAAGATTGCAGTTATTCATGCAGCGATAATTGTCGCAACGTAACATGCGATAGAGAGACAGGATCCTGCGACAATGGATGTCTAGAAGGTTTTAAAGGGGCCATGTGTTCACAGG TAACAGAAAAAACAATCGAGATTACCTCCAGTACAACACGACAAATTGGTTCTGTAATACTGCTTGTATCCGTGGTAATACTGACCATCAGTATAGTCCTGGTAGCTGTCATACTGCTCAAAAGACG acAAAACCTCAAGCGAGAACGTGAAGTCAGTGGGAGGTTTGGAGAAGTTGTGACATACAGACAAGTTAGAAGTACGTGTGACCGTTCGGAAGACAATTCTTTAG GTCATATCTACGAAGAGCCAATTGACCATATCTACGATGAGCCAACTGAAGACCAGACTGAAGAAGGACCGTCAGCGAAATTCATACGAGGTCCAGTTAGTCAGGAAGGCAACAAAACAGGcagttacatgtatattcatcCGATATATTCTATTTCCAAAAACACAGCAATCGATAACAAAATAGTGTCGTCTGGTTGTATAGATAAAAGCGGATCTGAAAATTTGTATGAGATTTAA